The following proteins are encoded in a genomic region of Zea mays cultivar B73 chromosome 9, Zm-B73-REFERENCE-NAM-5.0, whole genome shotgun sequence:
- the LOC109942358 gene encoding uncharacterized protein — MYNYWMSSEFQAVKLGRPPRRDENFIQTHTRKNGVPTEHAKPIIDQLNDVLGVYPELKDRSIQEGDAFSVVCGAKEPKGYVRVLGLGPTPQDIGTPELKSYTATRLQIEILARTKVQSEKAALEERVLELQTQIEQRAQPDRASEEPMSHRGSTSFEHKVFNIFIHAALS; from the exons ATGTACAACTATTGGATGTCTTCTGAATTTCAG GCTGTGAAACTAGGACGTCCTCCACGAAGAGATGAAAACTTTATCCAAACCCATACAAGAAAAAATGGTGTTCCTACAGAACATGCAAAACCAATAATT GACCAACTTAATGATGTTCTTGGAGTATATCCAGAGTTAAAGGACCGGTCAATTCAAGAGGGTGATGCATTCTCTGTTGTTTGTGGAGCGAAAGAGCCAAAAGGATATGTTCGTGTTTTGGGTTTAGGCCCTACTCCTCAAGATATTGGCACTCCAGAGTTGAAGTCTTATACTGCAACAAGACTACAAATAGAGATTCTTGCTCGTACAAAGGTTCAAAGTGAGAAGGCTGCTTTAGAAGAGCGTGTACTTGAGCTACAGACTCAAATTGAGCAAAGGGCTCAACCAGACCGGGCAAGTGAAGAGCCCATGTCACATCGCGGCTCTACTTCATTTGAACATAAGGTATTCAATATTTTCATTCATGCTGCTTTATCCTAA